caaaaatattagaGCACAGACACATGAGTCATAAGCATCAttaccagttcttttttttttttttttttttttttggtttttcgagacagggtttctctgtggttttggagcctgtcctggaactagctctgtagaccaggctggtcttgaactcacagagatccacctgcctctgcctcccaagtgctgggattaaaggcgtgcgccaccactgcccggcgcatCATTACCAGTTCTAACACTTATAATTGCTTCCTTTTAATCTTGATCTGAGCTTGAGCATGATCACTTCATAGACAACAAAGTTTACCtccttggagaaaaaaaagacaaagagagtTTGAAAAACAatagttttgtggttttttgagacagggtttctctgtataacagccctggttgtcctggacctcactctgtagaccaggctggcctcagacttacagatccacctgcctctgcctcccaagagctgagaacaaaggtgtatgccacccctgcctggttcttgttttcttttagagacagggtctttctatctAGCTCTGGCTGACTtagacctcactatgtagcccaagttgcCCTTGGACTTGTAGGCTACCCTCTCTTCTGTCTaccaagtgttgtgattacagtAAACTGTGTACTATCTctgttttaaaagcatttaaaaattaattatgtgtatgtctgtatccATCCATATGAGTGCAGATACCCTTGAAGTCCAGAAAAATGTGTTGGGGCCACTGGAGTTGAATTTGGAATTCTTTTGATGCAccatcccaagtgttgggattatagattaTGCCACTGCATCTGGCTTTAAGGATGTCACTGGTTTTGGGTGCAGGGCCTGGAATGTAGGGCTCCCAAATACTAGATATGCATTCTATAGCCACCCcaggaatgttttgttttgttttttggttatcgagacagggtttctctgtggttttggagcctgtcctggaactagctcttgtagaccaggctggcctccctctgaccccagagtgctgggattaaaggcgtgtgccaccaccacctggctattttttaaaaaatactttttagaaacagggtttctctctataaccctggctgtcctggaacttattatgtagatcagattggccttgaactcacagagacccacccaccagcctctgtttcccgagtgctggaattaaaggcgtgctttACCACACTCGGCctttaaaattcttctccttcttctcctcctctttcttcttttttacaaaaacaaaacaaaacttttttttgcAGGCTTTCTCTAAATTTGGATTTAtttcaagattaaaaattaaactgagcatagtggtgcacacctttaatcccaacatttgggaggcagaggccagcctcaaCTACATAGGCCAGACAGCACTACATAGagcgaccctgtctcaaccatTCCTcccaaaaattacaaaaataattaaaagttaaacCAATTAGTATAGGtaatagaagacagaaaatgaaaaatttgaaGTGAGAATAGTTTGAAGTGAGACAGCTAACCCAAACCTCTGGAGTTTCAGCACCATCTTGAAGCTGGTGCCTTAAGTAAGGTTGGTGTCTTAGTTCTCTTTTGCAGAGTCCCAGAGTTTCCTCACTGTTGAGTAAATACTATTCTACGGCTCTTACGAAGCTTGAAACTACATTTCCCAaagacctttctttttctttgtaggaAACAGGATCACTATTCTATAGGTCAATCCCAAATCTCGCGAGATCTCACCAAATACCGTACGGAATCTCCACTGGAAGCCATTTTGTTTTTCAGGGCTCTTTGCAAGGGTAGCTGGGTCGAATCTGCACAGAGGCAGCACCGGTCGTCACCGCAGTTCCATCTTTTCCGCGATGTTGCCCTTAGCCAAAAACGCACTAAGCCGTCTCCAAGGTGAGTGTGGGCGAGTTCTTACAGCAGCCGCGGATCTGTCTGTCCTCGTGCTCTCGTGCCCTTTTCTTCCCCAGCATCCTGCACTTTTAATTCTAGGTGCACAGTGCCCTGCATGGTCTCAAGTCCCTGGGAAGATAGCCACTCACTGCAAAGATAGCCGAGACAGTGGGTTTATCACCTCGTTGTGTTCCTAGCCTAGTTCTGCATTCTCAATCCTTCAGGGACCTATGATTTCCAGGAAGAACGCTTGGCGGACACCTGGCTCTCCTTAAGTGATGTTCTAAATTTTAGCTTTGGGACTGTATTTATTCGCTACCCCAAATAGATGAACTGATCCTACACTGTAACGGTGGTAGGAAGCTAAATCTACCTCACCTGGATTCATAGCAAGGGGAAACCGTAAGTGGTAGCCTGACAGCTTTAATCATCTGTAGGTTATCAACGGACTATTAACTATTGCGAAAACAATTGTGGTCAATTTTTCCTGTTTGAAAGTTAGGCAAGTACGTGGAAATTTGAGACTAGTATTATATATGAAGAACACACTGGATTGGAgggaaaaaatcattttcatactTGCTTTCCTTTGAAGGTGACCTTCAGTAATGTGAATAGAGGTGACCTTACACAACTATCTTTAGCTTGCTTCTCtaaccatgtttttattttacagagaTAGTAGTGTAAGAAATTGTGTTCTAAACACTGAAGTACTTTCGGAATAGTTGAGAAAAATAGAAGCCCAACTGATGTTTTGTAAGCCAGTAActgtgtttattatttctttcatttaggGCAAATCATTTACCATTTTgaacttgttttcttgtttttgcaAAAGAGAGATTAGTAAATAATACATATTTCATAAGTTCGTTAACCAATATCTGATCAGTAAACAGCCCCTCTTTTTGTATAGAGGTAAATCAGAGTGTTGAAAACAACATTGGTTTGGTAATCTCAATTTATTTGATCTTTAAGTGATTTAGGGGTTTTTATCCCATGGGAAAAGGTGATCTTAAGGGGTTGTTTCTCAATGTGGAATTCCTGTACTCACCTCTAAGTGTTCTAGGAGCACAATACATTAAGACTTGTTTATGAATTTGCTTAGTCTGGATGTGGCTGTTTTCTGAGGGAGGGTCTcaagtagactaggctagcctccaacttaaTATGGAGCCAAAGATAATtttcaacttctgatccttctgcctctacttcccgtgTGCTGGGGATAACAGGTACTTAGCACCTTTAGAGACTtaagtgtgagtgtgcacacgcgtgcatgcatatgtgcatgtgcggATGTTCGTGTGCACGCATGCTTGTGTTTCTGCAGCGTAGGGACGGAGTCCAGGAAATGTGGCAAGCACcacaccaactgagctacactttTCTGGGTGTGACTGGCTAAAATGAAAGCTAAGTAAAACAGCTGAAGAACTACTATATAATGGTTAAGAAATTATCATGATTATACCCCATAGAgactgttattattttatttttggaaggtGATGGGATTTTTAACCCAAAACTCTGCAACTGAACTATACCCCCAGCCTGAAACTATTACATTTTAAGTGTTAGTGGacagcatttttgttttgcttttatttttgaaatggtcTAGCATTAATCTGGCACTAAAATTGAGGGCAGTTCTTCTCCCTAAGCCTTCCAAGGGCTGAGagtacaggtgtgaaccaccacatcgCAAACCAGCATTGCTCTTTTCCCACTGTAGCTGCAAGCACCTTAAAACAATAAGGGCGTGATACCTAggttggaaaggaaaaaaaaccaaaactgatAGTTTTTCTTGGTATTTACCACttctttccagttttatttcttattaactTGCCTGTATACCTTGTTCTTCATCAAAACTCGATTGGCTTTCTGGCACAGTAGATCTATCTGTCAATTTTAATTCCACATTTCTACATCTATATAAACAGGTACTCAGTTAATTCTACTTTCTTGTACTACAGTGATTTTTGTCTTCATATATAATATTCACTTCTAGGCTAGAAACTGCCTAATGATAAAGTTTCTatcttatacatttttatatattctatttttaaaatcatttttattttatgtgcattggtgtttttgccttcctgtatgtttgtgtgaagatgtcagatcccctggaactggagttacagatagttgtgagctgccatgtgggtactgggaattgaacccaggttctctagaagagcagtcagtgttcttaaccaccaaaccatctttctagcccccatTCCTGTAcactatttttttgagacagggtctcatgcattcTAGGCTCACTCGTGAttctgcctcaaccttccaagtgctgggattacaaatatgcTTGCCTGCTTATATACTCTAATATAATTGAGCCTTATTActaactattttaaattttagcttACTATAGTTTGGAGTTATTTTGTTGTGATTTTAAGGCAataaacattgtgtgtgtataaatctgataatttttgcttcatttttcctTGTATATTTTCAATTATTGAGCGATGTTGGGTAATTTTTAGTGAAAATTGAAGTCATAGGTATTCAAATCAGTGAATGGTATCCAATAAACCATTACTGATACGCACctccaatttttcttttcctccaaccACTTTTTTCTCCAAccatttcctgagacagggtgtcactgtaTAGCTTACTATATAGatcagactggacttgaactcacagatatctgcctgcctctgccgctgcctctgcctctggataaCTTCAAtgaaaaggtgtgtgccatcattcatgtcctccattttttttcctgaaagttttcAGGAATCCAAAAAAGTGAGAGTTGCGTGAAGAACATTGACCAATTATATTAAcattttgttatgtttgtttaatcctgcttctgtctctgtgtcagtttattttattcacacacacacacacacacacatatatatatatatatatatatatatatatatatatatatatatatagagagagagagagagagagagagagcatccctgtgtagctcagtctagcctagaattcactgtgtagcccactTTGCTattaaactcatggcaatcctcctgtccatttcccaagtgctgagattacaggtgtgagccccaGGACCTAGCAGCTTATCTTATTTTCAGAGCATTTGAGAAGGTGCTTAcctgttcttgttttattttttttgttttttgtttttgagatagggtttccctgtgtagccctggctgttccagaactgtctgtagaccaggctggcctcagacccacagagatctgcctgtctttgcctctggagtactcggatttaaggtgtgcaccaccacctccaggcctCTTGTTCCTATGTGTAATGTGGTTAACATTTAGTTGAGTTGCATAGTAGTATGTAGAGTTTACTACCTTTGCTCTCCTGTTTGGCAGTTGTGTTTCCTCTGTTTTAATAATCGACACATatatttctgtgttctttttttaagttCGAAGCATTCAGCAAGTGGTGGCAAGACACAGCCATCAGAAGCGGACACCGGATTTCCACGACAAATATGGAAATGCTGTATTAGCAGCTGGAGGCCTCTTCTGTATTTCTGCATGGACGTATGTAAGTACTTcagttaattattatttttttgcagTGCTAGATATTGACCCCTGGTCTcatacatgttaggcaagtgctctgtcatTGAGCTATACTCTCAGACTCAGTGGTtcttcatttaaatgttttattctcATCTAGTCTATGTATTCTATGTTAAATTTCTAGTGAATGAACGATTTGAAAGACTATCTGATCATCCACCCATTGTCTTTATTTGCATTTAGCATTCATCCATCTTCTTAATGTTTCCAGTAACAAATTGCTTGTTGAGGCACAAGGCAGCCCTTTTCTAGATTGTGCAGCTGTTAGAAGGATCCTATTTGTGGATCCCAAGCatgatggcatatgcctgtagTCCAGCCCATGAGAGACTTAGACAAGAGGATTGCAAGTGTgtgatcagcctgggctatatattgtatatagtgagaccttatctctaaaaaagttaaaaatttaatgttGAGTTAAATATGCTTCCCTTTATAATTATTGCAACACAGGAATTCTGACCTATCATATTTCCATATGATAGTCATCAGCTAGTAGTAGATTTCCGTCTTAGGTTGTAAAGCACATGCTTAACATGGActgggccctgggttcaattcacagcaccagaaaaacaaaccaaacaaacaaaacccaaaaaccattAGCATAGTGTCTTTATTAATTTGTTAAGATTAAAACATCTGTAGGTGTATGGGTCAgacttttattgtatattttctggattttcatattttgagtcaccttcctggacatactTAAGTGATCAGATTTCCTTCTAAAATTCTGTAATCAGAACTGAGGCacaagccaagtgtggtggtacatacctgcaatcccagcactttggatgCTGAGGCAAGTAGCTTAGGCTACATAGttgactttgtctcaaaaaaaaaaaaaaaaaaaaaccaaaaaacaacaacaaaaaaattaaaacccaaacctgagtataattttcttgatagatgAAGTATAACTTGATTTCATACTCTAGAGATCTGCGTCTGTTGATTAACTTATTTTCTAGTTGCTCGATCTTcaaaaatgtaattttgaaattttaataaatatattttgggtGTAAGTGATACAAATTTCTTAGTGAAGTGACACACGTCTATAATTTCAATACTAGggatgcaggaggatcaagagtccagggtcatcttcagctacatatcaagtctgaggccaccctgatctacatggAACTgtttctcaataaaacaaaagggaCAACCCAATCCTTGCCTGAAAGTAAAGATAACTATTaattttggtgctggggattgaacccaaggtctTGTGTATCTAAGCATATTCATGCACCTTTAATGATCTATACCTCAGTGTGaagtcagatattaaaataaaatgagttctCTTAGGTAGTTGTGGTGGACAGGCAAAATTTTGGAGgggaagaaaatgtaaaatataattatgaattAAGAACAGCttcaaaattcattttctcaGTCTTCTAGTCACATTCCAAGTATTTAACAGCCAGATGTGGCCAGCGATTCCTGTATTGGACAGTGTAGGTTTAGAACATTTACTTCAACTCTGAACGTTGGGTTAAGCAACCTGATCTGAAGAATTAGTACAgcaattagtttttttttttttttgttgttgttgttgttgttttttggtttttttttttttttttgagacagggtttctctgtggttttggagcctgtccgggaactagctcttgtagaccaggctggtctcgaactcacagagatccgcctgtctctgcctcccgagtgctgggattaaaggcgtgcgccaccaccgcccggccagcaatTAGTTTTGACTTCTATGAAAAGCACTATATCCCTGGTGACTTTCTGTTTGTTATTTACCTAAGGAGCAGAATTCTTTGTAATTTTGAAGAGTTTCCAAATTGAGAAAGTGGACTGTGGTTTAAATATGTATAACTGACAGCCTTTTAATTTTTACAGACAGCAACACAAATTGGAATAGAATGGAACCTGTCACCTGTTGGCAGAGTCACCCCCAAGGAATGGAGAGATCAGTAGTCATGCCAGCTGGTGCAATAATCAAGGAATTATTTCAAAACCAATCAATAAGTGATGCCAAGTCAAAGAATCATGTATTCCCTATAATATGGcatattgaagaaaaaataaagtacctTTGAAACcttcattttatgttttgctttctttgtaaATGAAGCCAAGTgtgatgacttttcatttatctAAGCATTGTATTTGAGTCAAACAGCTGACTATCTTAAAACAGCTTTTTTCTTTGAAGTGGTATGAGGGCAATCTGCTCTGAAAGGCAACTTTATAGTAAGCTGAAATCACAGCTAGTGAACAAATAACCACAGAACTGGGTCAAGAGGTTAGTCCAGATAGGTTATGCCTAGTATCCTCTACCTCATGGTTATATTTGGAGTTGGCATTaactcccttcctctcctgcttGGAGAATTTAGACTGTCACTGAACCCAAGTGAATAGTGATCCTGTAAATATGAGCTAGATTTGCTAAAGACTAGCTCCTTAGCCCCTATAGCATATTCGCCTTAATTAGCTGGTGGATTTTCAGCATAATCCTTAATCCGTGGGGAGCATTTGTCACCTACTTCCTAGTTACTGTTGCCATAAAAATAAGAGTATCTGTTAATCATGCCTTTAAAGAGATAAATTTTGATACTTGACTCATTGGCCTTTCCTGTTGGTTTTCTGTAATTCTAGCAATATTAATGTAATATTTAGGTTTGGGGAATTGTTCTGAGTTTAGTATATGACACTGAACTTGCTGTGGAAGATGTCAACTAAACAAAATGTCAACTGAATCACTCCATTACTTTTGGTTAGAATTGTAGTCTGTAGttacatttataaaatgcttGAGTAAGCAAAACACGGAATTCCTGTCAAGGAATTTGTATTAAGTTTATTTAAGTTATTTGTATTAGTTAAGGTTAGAGACTTCTCAGAACCAAAactgagttttggaagttgtctTTAGCAATCTCTTAAATATATCTGCTAGCAATTCCACATTCTGCTTACTAAAAGATTGTAAGATTTGTACGTGGCAAGATTTGTAACTCTACTACTACTATTTGATAAATCTTAAGCTTGGTGTGGTGCCATATACCTTCAACCCCAGGACTCAAGGcagggaggtaggaggatcactccaagttccaggctagtcagatCCTACAtagttgagaccctgtctccaccaAAAAACTTGAACATTTTTATGAAGTCTGTGGAAATGTTCAAACTAGTATTAAGCCATTCAAATACAAATTAATCTGAAATGTGATTAAACAAGAGACTTGGATGCCTTAACATGTTAGATCCTACACCTTTTAGCCTCAGAATTAGCATTCATTTATGGTGAGGTAAATGTCActatgatttgttttgttctgatgATTGTCAGCTGCGTGTAAGGTTTTACTTAATTTGTATTTGTGCCCACATTCACCACGGTGTACATGTGAGAgtcaggacaacttgcaggaacaGGCTTTCATTTACCTGAAGGTTCTGGGGaataaactcaggttgtcagattcGGCAGCACATGCACTACCTACTGACTCATCTTGCATCCTTTGATGGGTTCCTTTAATACTACATAACCACTAGTAGAAATGGACGAGTTGTTCATTGATTCTTGCCCCACAACATTCTAACCTTGGTGCTTTCCTGTTACACTCAGCCAGGCAGATTCTACATTGCATGAAAATGGTGTCCGTTTTACCTCTTAGCATCTTACTTGGAATTTTATTATTACCTGGAGTTGGAAGGTCATTAAATTAACTTCTCTGTAATGTATTTCTATGGTTGAAGAATTGAGACAATTTACCTCAGAAGCACTGCTAATCCTTTATAAGGCTTTGAGGGACTATGAAGTACTTTTAGATTAAGGTGAATGtcataaaattctgtttttaattttcctctgAAATGGAATTGCcatgtatttttttgttatttgaatTTAAGCTTATCAAGTACAAAACATTTGCATTTTGAGAATACAGAtgttgccttttttaaaaattaagatttacttatgtatacagtattctgtctgcatgtttacACGCATACCAGAacagagcaccagacctcattacagatggttgtgagccaccatgtggtttctgggaattgaactcaggacctatgggaGAACACTCAACACTCTTGACCTTCAAGCCATTTTTCCAGCTCCCAGATGTTaccttttttaaagttaaaagatGAGCTCTTTATGTGTGCCACTGTGTGGAGGTAGGATACGGTGTTGGATACTCTGGAGTAGGAGTTAAAGCTGTTGTGTGCTGTTCTGGGAAGTAGTATTCTTAACCACAAGGCTATTTTCCCAGTCCTAGATGTTCTTTCCTTAGCCTGGCGACTTCGTTAAGAATATATTAATGTCAGcccagtggtagtgcatgcctttagtcccagcactcggaaggcagaggcaggtggcggatctctgtgagttcgaggtcagcctgatctacaagagctagttccaaggacaggctccaaagctacagagaaaccttgtctcaaaaaaataaaaaaatatattaatgtcATACTGGAAGCAATTTGGAGGTACTTAATAATTCCCAGTAAACCTGAAACTTAAGACATTGTCTTATGAAAGCTCACTCAATATAGTAATCGTGAAAGGAATGTTAATATGCTTGAGCATTCATGGGCAGTAGAAAGGATGGAGACAAAGACGACATTTTAGAGTGATGTGGTAGGTGACAGAGAAACCAATATCTAGATTGACTAAAGAGCCAGCTGACTTGCTATCCTGCTTCTTTACAACTGGTTTCCTGGTTCCTACCATTGAGTGAGTTTTATTTAATACTTGAACAACAATTGTGTTGAGGGGGCAAATGTGTATCAAATGGCCAAAGGTATAAACCATGTGAGTAGTGATATTTTTTGTTCgtgaatttctttgagtttaacACCAATCATCTTTAAGCTATAACTCAGTTTGTTGATATTTGGGAGCTCATTTAAGTCACCTTAGTTtccttaaaaaattaattttagaaaaaactctgtgtatatatgtgtgggtatgtgcacatttgggtgtggtggccttggagttcagaagagggtgttgggtcccatGGAGCtatagttacaggtggttgtgaactacccAGTGTcaatgttgggaactgaatttgggtcctctacaagaacagcatgtgcttttaaccaccgagccatcactccagctcctttttatttaaaaagtttattttattgcatgtatttatttgtgggtGTGCTGTATGCACTATATAAAGCCCAGGTGTGAAGAcgagaggacaacttgtgagagttctctccctccaccaggGATAGAGCTCTTAGGTCAGTAGGTTTGGTGGTATTTTCACCTGTAGGGGATTAAACTCAAGGAATTGTCAGCCACTGTGGTCTACATACCTCCAACCCcattgtataatattttaaaaaagataatcgTGTGTGTTTCTGAGCGTGTCTGCGCGCGCTCGCGCCAGTATGCACTACAGCATGTATGTGGGGTTAGAGAACAGTTTGCAGCAGCTTTCTGTCATCTGTCATTTGGgtagattatttttttctgtgtataggAAGGAGTGTTTTGCTTCCTTGTACATCTGTGCACCAGATATAGGCAGTGCCctagaaggccagaagagggcatcagattcccgtGAACTGGAGTAACaactggttgtgagctgcctttaTTTCTctggaagtcagtgctcttaaatactgagctaTGTCTGCAGcatggagggaaaaaaatcttttttgagacaggattttactc
The sequence above is a segment of the Chionomys nivalis chromosome X, mChiNiv1.1, whole genome shotgun sequence genome. Coding sequences within it:
- the LOC130867935 gene encoding cytochrome c oxidase subunit 7B, mitochondrial, which produces MLPLAKNALSRLQVRSIQQVVARHSHQKRTPDFHDKYGNAVLAAGGLFCISAWTYTATQIGIEWNLSPVGRVTPKEWRDQ